In one window of Palaemon carinicauda isolate YSFRI2023 chromosome 2, ASM3689809v2, whole genome shotgun sequence DNA:
- the LOC137615531 gene encoding uncharacterized protein, protein MILNRLAELDRGSIAVATRPYSKAFSSLSKTVGGPKGFARSQGNDQYRSTATSRRRLSSLCEPTSRPLEEHLRHLLIDLDHLQQNGILVRYDKCTYGAKEVSFLGNRITPEGVHPLPEKVAAIQNFPMPSTVKAPWEFLAEMVYGDPLVVPAEFFPSAISSNDNVVGKYTPCHQTYKPPAKHYMLTDLHSATHVFLRNDTSKPPLMPSYTGPFIVIRHSPKAFLLNIHGKEDWVSIDRLKPAYLLPDDPPTLRLSKSGHPI, encoded by the exons ATGATTCTCAACCGACTGGCTGAACTGGACAGAGG cagtatagCCGTCGCcacccgcccgtatagcaaagctttttcatctctgtcaaaaacagttgggggaccaaagggcttcgctcgctctcagggaaatgaccagtatcgttcaactgcaaccagccgcagacggctctcttcgttaTGTGAACCTACTTCACGGCCTTTGG aggaacacctccgtcacctgctcattgatctcgaccacctgcaacaaaacggcatttTAGTCCGTTATGACAAGTGTACCTATGGCGCCaaggaagtatcgttcttaggcaaccgcatcactcctgaaggagtccatcccctccctgagaaggtagcagccatccAAAACTTCCCCatgccttcgaccgtcaaagctccttgggaattcttgg cagaaatggtgtatggcgacccgttggtcgtccctgccgaattttttccttctgcaatctCCTCCAACGATAACGTCGTAGGAAAAtatactccatgccaccagacttacaagcccccagcgaagcattacatgctgacagacttgcactctgcaacgcacgttttcctacgcaacgacactagcaagccaccgctaatgccctctTATACGGGACCTTTCATTGTGATCCGTCatagtccaaaagcattcctactaaacattcatggcaaagaagactgggtctctattgatcgtctaaaacctgcttatctcctgccagatgacccacctacacttCGCCTCTCTAAATCCGGgcaccctatttaa